In a single window of the Gossypium hirsutum isolate 1008001.06 chromosome A13, Gossypium_hirsutum_v2.1, whole genome shotgun sequence genome:
- the LOC107894550 gene encoding receptor-like protein kinase FERONIA translates to MNVHASKSFLTVTAGNYTLLRNFNAYLNAKHIKSAYFFKEFIVHVENHTLDLTFSPTTNASGGYAFVNGIEIVSMPLILYYQGNNVSAMKTMHRVNVGGQRIPPNEDTGMSRSRAMDSSYIFGEAFGVENCKFDASITYPKEVPAYIAPQGVYETARSIGSVPEININYNLSWTFPLDPSFTYLIRLHLCDISRNIAKTNQRAFDIFINNQVIERGIDIIALTYGNDIPLYRDFTILIPNLIMKHDLWLKLHPNLQRKPQYYDAILNGAEIFKVSNIDGNLAGLNPSLKNESSVDGDEPSFSSSSSRTSTEAILIIIGSFLILVLAISLGVYLVAFLRRRNLEWTKKENTRSSLPYRSFSIDKIKMEIDNFNKENLFDRGAFGLVYKCYIDHGSIAVTINRLIQAIPKQDLYIFNVEIRIHHHVRHQNLVQLIGYCKEEHEVILVYESMPNATLFECLHFADQRQ, encoded by the coding sequence ATGAACGTCCATGCCTCAAAGTCTTTTCTCACAGTCACTGCTGGAAACTATACTCTCTTAAGAAACTTTAATGCCTACCTCAATGCCAAGCACATCAAATCAGCATACTTTTTCAAAGAGTTCATCGTTCACGTAGAAAATCATACACTAGACTTAACATTTAGCCCTACTACAAATGCTTCCGGTGGTTATGCTTTTGTGAACGGGATTGAAATTGTTTCGATGCCACTTATTCTCTATTATCAAGGCAACAATGTATCTGCAATGAAGACAATGCATAGAGTTAATGTAGGTGGCCAAAGAATACCTCCCAATGAAGACACCGGGATGTCCCGCAGTAGGGCAATGGATTCAAGTTACATCTTTGGAGAAGCTTTTGGAGTGGAGAATTGTAAATTTGATGCTTCTATCACATACCCCAAAGAAGTACCAGCATACATTGCACCTCAAGGAGTATATGAAACAGCCCGTTCAATAGGTTCGGTTCCTGAGAtcaacattaactacaatttaAGTTGGACTTTCCCTCTTGACCCTAGTTTCACGTATCTTATCAGGCTTCATCTCTGTGACATTTCAAGGAACATAGCAAAGACAAACCAAAGGGCATTCGATATATTCATCAACAATCAAGTTATCGAAAGAGGAATCGACATCATTGCATTGACATATGGCAATGATATTCCTTTATATCGGGACTTTACCATTTTGATTCCTAATCTAATTATGAAGCATGACCTATGGCTGAAGTTACACCCAAACCTCCAAAGAAAGCCTCAATACTATGATGCCATCTTAAATGGAGCGGAGATTTTCAAAGTGAGCAATATTGATGGAAACCTTGCTGGACTCAATCCTTCACTCAAGAATGAATCTAGCGTTGATGGTGATGAGCCATCTTTCAGTTCAAGTTCATCGAGAACTTCAACCGAAGCAATACTTATCATCATTGGCAGCTTCCTTATTCTTGTCCTTGCAATATCCCTTGGCGTTTACTTGGTTGCTTTCCTGCGTAGGAGAAACTTAGAATGGACAAAGAAGGAGAATACTAGAAGTTCGTTGCCCTATCGTTCTTTTTCCATTGATAAAATCAAAATGGAAATTGATAACTTTAATAAGGAAAATCTTTTTGACAGGGGTGCATTTGGTCTAGTTTATAAATGTTACATTGATCATGGAAGTATTGCAGTCACCATCAACCGATTGATTCAGGCAATACCAAAACAAGATTTGTATATATTTAATGTAGAGATAAGAATACATCATCATGTTCGCCATCAAAATCTCGTTCAGTTGATTGGTTATTGCAAGGAAGAACATGAGGTCATCCTCGTATATGAATCCATGCCTAACGCCACCCTCTTTGAGTGTCTTCATTTTGCTGATCAAAGGCAGTAA
- the LOC107894549 gene encoding putative receptor-like protein kinase At5g39000, whose protein sequence is MRMKYEEADQAALTAHKVHTVQVMWMKYEDEAAVVFSDEVHAATEVDLHTLHYLHSAMAYPIIHGDIKTTNIYLDRNWMPKVSGFMPSRLALAMSSNSCIRPNMKGSTGYLDPEHYWLQNLTEKSDVFSFGVVLLEILSG, encoded by the exons ATGCGGATGAAGTATGAAGAAGCAGATCAAGCAGCACTTACAGCACACAAAGTACATACAGTCCAAGTTATGTGGATGAAGTATGAAGATGAAGCTGCTGTAGTATTTTCGGATGAAGTACATGCAGCTACTGAAGTTGATTTGCAT ACCCTACACTATCTCCACTCTGCTATGGCATATCCCATAATCCATGGTGACATCAAGACCACCAACATCTATTTAGATAGGAACTGGATGCCAAAAGTTTCAGGTTTTATGCCATCGAGATTAGCCTTGGCAATGTCATCCAATAGCTGTATTAGACCCAACATGAAGGGCTCCACTGGATACCTGGATCCTGAGCATTACTGGCTTCAAAATCTAACAGAAAAATCTGATGTGTTTTCATTTGGAGTGGTGCTGCTGGAAATACTTTCTGGATAG